From Pseudomonas sp. StFLB209, a single genomic window includes:
- a CDS encoding ATP-binding protein, which yields MDSRLNAFLERAEAVLTRLEPLLPAVREPLDWSCSLAARWVREGRSGYLMPLQVSLDMRLSDLIGVDQQRDQLGRNTRQFIDGLPANHALLWGSRGTGKSSLVRALLAEYADAGLRLIELERDHLADLPRVVEQLQKLPQRFVLFCDDLSFESGEGDYRVLKSVLDGSLEQAPDNVLLYATSNRRHLVPEKESDNVNWKHVDGELHPSEAVEDKIALSDRFGLWLSFYPFTQPHYLNVVEHWIGQLAGQAGLQWQRDEALDILAVRWATGRGNRNGRCAYQFARYWVGLQLLEQQP from the coding sequence GTGGATTCCCGGCTGAATGCTTTTCTTGAACGCGCCGAAGCCGTGCTCACGCGGCTCGAGCCCCTGTTACCGGCTGTCCGCGAGCCGCTCGACTGGTCTTGCTCACTGGCCGCGCGCTGGGTGCGTGAAGGCCGCAGCGGGTATTTGATGCCGCTGCAGGTCAGTCTCGACATGCGCCTCTCTGACCTGATCGGGGTCGATCAACAACGTGACCAGTTGGGCCGCAACACCCGCCAGTTCATTGATGGTCTGCCGGCCAACCACGCATTGCTCTGGGGTTCGCGTGGCACCGGCAAGTCGTCGCTGGTGCGGGCGTTGCTGGCCGAATACGCTGACGCCGGATTGCGGCTGATCGAACTGGAGCGCGATCATCTGGCTGACCTGCCGCGGGTGGTTGAACAATTGCAGAAGTTGCCCCAGCGCTTCGTGCTGTTTTGCGACGACCTGTCCTTCGAGTCGGGGGAGGGCGACTACCGGGTGCTCAAGAGCGTGCTGGATGGTTCGCTGGAGCAGGCGCCGGATAATGTTCTGCTGTATGCAACCTCCAACCGCCGCCATCTGGTGCCGGAAAAGGAAAGCGACAACGTCAACTGGAAGCATGTCGATGGCGAACTGCACCCCAGTGAGGCGGTGGAGGACAAAATCGCGTTGTCAGACCGCTTTGGTCTATGGCTGTCGTTCTATCCTTTCACCCAGCCGCATTATCTGAATGTGGTCGAGCACTGGATCGGCCAGTTGGCCGGGCAGGCCGGTTTGCAGTGGCAGCGCGACGAGGCGCTGGATATTCTCGCGGTCCGCTGGGCCACCGGTCGTGGCAACCGTAACGGCCGGTGCGCCTATCAGTTCGCCCGCTACTGGGTGGGTCTGCAATTGCTGGAGCAACAACCATGA
- a CDS encoding GAF domain-containing protein encodes MIDLSDAGSGLQGYELLAAQLQALLSGERDFIANAAQFSAFLYSQLEDLNWAGFYLNKDDELVLGPFQGQVACVRIAFGRGVCGAAAQSRQTQRVEDVHAFPGHIACDSASNSELVVPLIKDGRLIGVLDLDSPKLKRFGEVDQAGIERLAEIFLQASDC; translated from the coding sequence ATGATCGATCTGAGTGATGCTGGCAGCGGCCTGCAAGGCTATGAGCTACTGGCAGCGCAACTGCAGGCGCTGTTGTCCGGGGAGCGAGACTTCATTGCCAATGCGGCGCAGTTTTCTGCCTTCTTGTATAGCCAGCTCGAAGACCTGAACTGGGCGGGTTTTTACCTTAATAAAGATGACGAGCTGGTGCTGGGGCCATTCCAGGGCCAGGTGGCCTGTGTGCGTATCGCCTTTGGCCGTGGGGTCTGTGGTGCTGCGGCACAAAGCCGACAGACCCAACGGGTCGAAGACGTGCATGCGTTTCCCGGTCATATCGCTTGCGACAGCGCCTCGAATAGCGAACTGGTCGTGCCGTTGATCAAGGACGGGCGATTGATTGGCGTGCTGGACCTGGACAGTCCGAAGCTCAAGCGGTTTGGCGAGGTGGATCAGGCGGGGATCGAGCGGCTGGCGGAGATATTTTTGCAGGCCAGTGACTGTTGA
- a CDS encoding spermidine synthase, whose amino-acid sequence MTDEREERILAEVHDDFGMIRVLEVEDYRFLEFGDAIEQSCTFTADPAWLEYDYTRAMLIGALCHEAPESALFLGLGAGTLTQACLKFLPLEDVEAIELRPEVPRLAMEYMGLEDDPRLYIRVGDALQLLETAEPADLIFVDLYTDVGPGAGHLAWSFLENCQKRLTPGGWLVINQWANDDGRPLGAALLRGLYHRHYWELPVKEGNVILIVPADLEQVLEVDALMARAEALAPRLGYSLQTLIKDIRPAS is encoded by the coding sequence ATGACCGACGAGCGTGAAGAACGAATCCTGGCCGAGGTCCACGATGACTTCGGCATGATCCGTGTACTGGAAGTCGAAGATTATCGGTTTCTCGAATTTGGCGATGCGATCGAACAGAGTTGCACCTTCACCGCCGACCCGGCCTGGCTGGAGTACGATTACACCCGTGCCATGCTGATCGGTGCGCTGTGCCATGAGGCGCCGGAAAGCGCGTTGTTCCTGGGCCTCGGTGCCGGCACCCTGACCCAGGCGTGCCTGAAATTCCTGCCGCTGGAAGACGTCGAGGCCATCGAGTTGCGCCCTGAAGTGCCGCGTCTGGCCATGGAGTACATGGGGCTTGAAGATGATCCGCGGCTCTATATCCGGGTCGGCGATGCCTTGCAGTTGCTGGAAACCGCTGAGCCTGCCGACCTGATCTTCGTCGACCTGTACACCGATGTCGGCCCGGGTGCCGGGCATCTGGCCTGGAGTTTTCTGGAGAACTGCCAGAAACGTCTGACCCCCGGCGGCTGGCTGGTCATCAACCAGTGGGCGAACGATGACGGCAGGCCGCTGGGCGCGGCGCTGTTGCGCGGGCTTTATCATCGGCATTACTGGGAACTGCCGGTCAAGGAAGGCAATGTCATTCTGATTGTGCCGGCGGACCTTGAACAGGTGCTTGAAGTCGATGCCCTGATGGCCCGTGCAGAGGCTCTGGCGCCACGCTTGGGCTACTCGTTACAGACGCTGATCAAGGACATTCGCCCGGCTTCATGA
- the htpX gene encoding protease HtpX, whose protein sequence is MMRILLFLATNLAVVLIASITLSLFGFNGIMAANGVDLNLNQLLLFCAVFGFAGSLFSLLISKWSAKMSTGTQIITQPRTRHEQWLLQTVEQLAREAGIKTPEVGIFPAYEANAFATGWNRNDALVAVSQGLLERFSPDEVKAVLAHEIGHVANGDMVTLALVQGVVNTFVMFFARIIGNFVDKVIFKNESGQGIAFYVTTIFAELVLGFLASAIVMWFSRKREYRADEAGAQLAGTQAMIGALQRLQAEQGVPVQMPATLSAFGINGGLKHGLAGLFMSHPPLEVRIEALRRRG, encoded by the coding sequence ATGATGCGCATTCTGCTGTTCCTGGCCACCAACCTGGCGGTGGTGCTGATTGCCAGCATCACCTTGAGCCTGTTTGGCTTCAACGGGATCATGGCGGCCAACGGGGTTGATCTGAACCTCAATCAGCTCTTGCTGTTCTGCGCCGTGTTCGGTTTTGCCGGCTCGTTGTTCTCTTTGCTGATTTCCAAATGGTCAGCAAAGATGAGTACCGGCACCCAGATCATTACCCAGCCGCGCACTCGCCATGAACAATGGCTGCTGCAAACCGTCGAGCAACTGGCCCGCGAGGCCGGGATCAAGACTCCGGAAGTCGGGATTTTCCCGGCCTACGAGGCCAACGCTTTCGCCACCGGCTGGAACCGTAACGACGCGCTGGTCGCCGTCAGCCAGGGGTTGCTTGAGCGCTTTTCGCCCGACGAAGTGAAGGCCGTGCTGGCCCATGAAATCGGCCACGTGGCCAACGGTGACATGGTCACCCTGGCGCTGGTGCAGGGTGTGGTGAACACCTTCGTGATGTTCTTCGCACGGATCATCGGCAACTTCGTCGACAAAGTGATCTTCAAGAACGAGAGCGGCCAGGGCATTGCGTTCTACGTGACGACCATCTTTGCCGAGCTGGTACTGGGCTTTCTGGCCAGCGCCATCGTCATGTGGTTCTCGCGCAAACGTGAATACCGCGCCGACGAAGCCGGCGCGCAACTGGCCGGCACCCAGGCCATGATCGGCGCCCTGCAACGCCTCCAGGCCGAGCAAGGTGTGCCGGTCCAAATGCCGGCCACTCTCAGCGCGTTTGGCATCAATGGCGGCCTCAAGCACGGCCTGGCAGGCCTGTTCATGAGCCACCCGCCGCTGGAAGTACGGATCGAGGCACTGCGCCGTCGCGGCTGA
- a CDS encoding DEAD/DEAH box helicase: MGLCGCTRGRPMTQENGGFAALDLHPNIVAAVIATGYEEPSAIQQQSIPIILAGHDMIGQAQTGTGKTAAFALPILNRIDPSKREPQALILAPTRELALQVATAFETYAKQMPAVNVVAVYGGAPMGPQLKAIRNGAQIIVATPGRLCDHLRRDEKVLTTVNHLVLDEADEMLKLGFMDDLEVIFDAMPETRQTVLFSATLPPSIRAIAERHLRNPQHVKIQTKTQTVTKIEQAHLLVHADQKTNAVLSLLEVEDFDALIMFVRTKQATLDLAGALEAKGYKAAALNGDIAQNQRERVIDSLKDGRLDIVVATDVAARGLDVPRITHVFNVDMPYDPESYVHRIGRTGRAGREGRALLLVTPRERRMLQVIERVTGQKVAEVRLPDAQTILSARIKKLTNSLTPLVADAEASHGELLDRLTADIGCTPRALAAALLRKATLGQALTLADIERERPLVPNNAPRADRGERAERGDRPERERRAPLPLGEGRARCRTALGARDGIAAKNLLGAILNEGGLARDAIGRIQIRDSFSLVELPEEGLERLLAKLKDTRVAGKQLKLRRYRED; this comes from the coding sequence ATGGGTCTTTGCGGATGCACCAGAGGCAGACCCATGACCCAGGAAAACGGCGGCTTCGCCGCTCTCGATCTTCATCCGAATATTGTTGCTGCTGTTATCGCTACAGGCTACGAAGAGCCTTCGGCCATTCAGCAACAATCGATCCCTATCATTCTTGCCGGTCACGACATGATTGGCCAGGCGCAGACCGGTACCGGCAAGACCGCCGCGTTCGCCCTGCCGATCCTCAATCGTATCGATCCGAGCAAGCGTGAGCCCCAGGCCCTGATCCTGGCGCCCACCCGCGAGCTGGCCCTGCAAGTGGCCACTGCGTTCGAAACCTACGCCAAACAGATGCCGGCCGTGAACGTCGTCGCTGTCTACGGCGGTGCACCGATGGGCCCGCAGCTCAAGGCTATCCGCAACGGCGCGCAAATCATCGTCGCCACCCCGGGCCGTCTGTGTGACCACCTGCGTCGTGACGAGAAAGTCCTGACCACCGTGAACCACCTGGTTCTGGACGAAGCTGACGAAATGCTCAAGCTGGGCTTCATGGATGACCTCGAAGTGATCTTCGATGCCATGCCGGAAACCCGTCAGACCGTACTGTTCTCGGCGACCCTGCCGCCGTCGATCCGTGCGATCGCCGAGCGTCACCTGCGTAACCCGCAGCACGTCAAGATCCAGACCAAGACCCAGACCGTCACCAAGATCGAGCAGGCTCACCTGCTGGTTCACGCTGACCAGAAGACCAACGCGGTCCTGAGCCTGCTGGAAGTCGAAGACTTCGACGCCCTGATCATGTTCGTGCGCACCAAGCAGGCCACTCTGGACCTGGCTGGCGCCCTGGAAGCCAAAGGCTACAAGGCTGCTGCACTGAACGGTGACATCGCCCAGAACCAGCGTGAGCGCGTCATCGACTCGCTCAAGGATGGCCGTCTGGACATCGTGGTCGCGACCGACGTCGCCGCCCGTGGTCTGGACGTACCGCGCATCACTCACGTATTCAACGTCGACATGCCGTACGACCCTGAGTCTTACGTGCACCGTATTGGCCGTACCGGCCGTGCCGGTCGCGAAGGCCGTGCATTGCTGCTGGTCACCCCGCGTGAGCGCCGTATGCTGCAGGTCATCGAGCGTGTAACAGGCCAGAAGGTTGCTGAAGTCCGCCTGCCGGACGCCCAGACTATCCTCAGCGCCCGCATCAAGAAACTGACCAACAGCCTGACGCCGCTGGTGGCTGATGCTGAAGCCAGCCATGGCGAGCTGCTGGACCGCCTGACTGCCGATATCGGTTGCACCCCGCGTGCCCTGGCTGCCGCGCTGCTGCGCAAGGCCACCTTGGGTCAGGCACTGACCCTGGCCGATATCGAGCGTGAGCGTCCGCTGGTTCCAAACAATGCCCCACGTGCTGATCGCGGTGAGCGCGCCGAGCGTGGTGACCGTCCAGAGCGAGAACGTCGTGCACCGCTGCCACTGGGTGAAGGCCGTGCGCGTTGCCGTACTGCTCTGGGTGCCCGTGACGGCATCGCTGCCAAGAACCTGCTGGGTGCGATCCTTAACGAAGGTGGTCTGGCGCGTGACGCCATCGGCCGTATCCAGATCCGTGACAGCTTCAGCCTGGTTGAACTGCCCGAAGAAGGTCTGGAGCGTCTGCTGGCCAAGCTCAAGGACACCCGCGTAGCCGGTAAGCAGCTCAAACTGCGCCGCTATCGCGAAGATTGA
- a CDS encoding pyridoxal phosphate-dependent aminotransferase codes for MQFSKSNKLANVCYDIRGPVLKHAKRLEEEGHRILKLNIGNPAPFGFEAPDEILQDVIRNLPTAQGYSDSKGLFSARKAVMQYYQQKQVEGVGIEDIYLGNGVSELIVMSMQALLNNGDEVLIPAPDYPLWTAAVSLAGGNPVHYLCDEQANWWPDLADIKAKITPNTKAMVIINPNNPTGAVYPKEVLSGMLELARQHNLVVFSDEIYDKILYDEAVHISTASLAPDVLCLTFNGLSKSYRVAGFRSGWLAISGPKHAAQSYIEGIDILANMRLCANVPSQHAIQTALGGYQSINDLVLPPGRLLEQRNRTWELLNDIPGVSCVKPMGALYAFPRIDPKVCPILNDEKFALDLLLSEKLLIVQGTAFNWPWPDHFRVVTLPRVDDLEQAIGRIGNFLKNYRQ; via the coding sequence ATGCAGTTCAGCAAATCGAACAAGCTCGCCAACGTCTGCTACGACATTCGCGGGCCGGTGCTCAAGCACGCCAAGCGTCTGGAAGAGGAAGGCCATCGCATCCTCAAGCTGAACATCGGCAACCCGGCGCCATTCGGTTTCGAAGCCCCGGACGAAATTCTTCAGGACGTGATCCGCAACCTGCCGACTGCCCAGGGCTACAGTGACTCCAAGGGCCTGTTCAGCGCCCGTAAAGCGGTCATGCAGTACTACCAGCAGAAGCAGGTCGAAGGTGTCGGTATCGAAGACATCTACCTGGGCAACGGCGTGTCCGAGCTGATCGTGATGTCGATGCAGGCGCTGCTCAACAATGGCGACGAAGTGCTGATCCCGGCGCCGGACTACCCGCTATGGACCGCCGCCGTGAGCCTGGCCGGTGGCAACCCGGTGCACTATCTGTGCGACGAGCAGGCCAACTGGTGGCCGGATCTGGCCGACATCAAGGCCAAGATCACCCCGAACACCAAAGCCATGGTGATCATCAACCCTAACAACCCGACCGGTGCGGTCTACCCCAAAGAAGTGCTGTCAGGCATGCTTGAGCTGGCCCGCCAGCACAACCTGGTGGTGTTTTCCGACGAGATCTACGACAAGATCCTCTATGACGAAGCCGTGCACATCAGCACCGCCTCGCTGGCCCCGGACGTGCTGTGCCTGACCTTCAACGGCCTGTCCAAGTCGTATCGCGTGGCAGGTTTCCGCTCCGGCTGGCTGGCCATCTCCGGTCCGAAGCATGCCGCCCAGAGTTACATCGAAGGCATCGACATCCTGGCCAACATGCGCCTGTGTGCCAACGTACCGAGCCAGCATGCGATCCAGACCGCGCTGGGCGGCTACCAGAGCATCAACGACCTGGTGCTGCCACCTGGCCGGCTGCTGGAGCAGCGTAACCGTACCTGGGAGCTGCTCAACGACATCCCGGGCGTCAGCTGCGTCAAACCGATGGGTGCGCTCTACGCGTTCCCGCGCATCGACCCGAAGGTCTGCCCGATTCTCAACGATGAAAAGTTCGCGCTTGACCTGCTGCTCTCGGAAAAGCTGCTGATCGTTCAGGGCACCGCGTTCAACTGGCCATGGCCGGATCACTTCCGCGTAGTGACCCTGCCGCGGGTCGATGACCTGGAACAGGCGATCGGGCGGATCGGCAACTTCCTCAAGAATTATCGCCAGTAA
- a CDS encoding hybrid sensor histidine kinase/response regulator, with product MDIAFTNRLSFKQARLAVVVGFVLGTLLSLLQIGLDYASEDAAIDHEIHALLEISHNPASRIAYNIDSELAQELTLGLLQSSAVVSARLTDNNNMVLASVERNLSNGRYRLISDFLFGETRQFERNLSLDNMPNEPIGTLSLTVDTFAFGSPFLHRTEITLLNSFARSLLLAAILCAFSYLALTKPLVALIRDLTHHDPRRREQQKLVCPPGHERDEIGILVETVNRQIETVASEFAQRREAENRLTTHLDELENIVAARTTELKSSNLRLSQSNEELQQARSTALDMAQARSAFLAHMSHEIRTPLNGLLGMLALSLDGPLSAEQRQQLMVAHDSGKVLVELLNDILDMSKFNSGHLEFERIPFDLCNLIEDTATLLSQNSAPSVELTCLIAPDFPSLIIGDPTRVRQIVSNLLSNALKFTRFGRVDVRLTHYQQPQSLDYRVRIEVRDTGIGIAREAQARIIQPFTQAEAAITRQFGGTGLGLALTHNLCEAMGGELSIESQPGFGSRFCADLPLPVHLSAIMQNRLSGHVTVISMAGSGLVELLGSLLPAWGVTLERRSIDEASTLLEAPQQPDLLVTDCPECLFDIRRITSIPILLVTAYGNFMPGEQVTALAPLQQQARPLARNALYQTLRRTLRQESSDSAEHTEKKPSLPHKARILLVEDNPVNQMVAKGMLNKLGCEVIISSHGGEALEQLESGSFDLVLMDCNMPVMDGYEASQQIRRSGRWPDLPIVALTANAMPEERERCRAAGMNDYLAKPFRRADLLSVLDQWLPATQGLPPIAL from the coding sequence ATGGATATAGCGTTTACCAACAGGTTGTCGTTCAAGCAGGCCCGCCTGGCCGTGGTGGTCGGGTTCGTGCTGGGGACGCTGCTGAGCCTGTTACAAATCGGTCTCGATTATGCCAGCGAAGATGCGGCTATCGATCATGAAATTCATGCCCTGCTGGAAATCAGCCACAATCCGGCGTCACGCATTGCCTACAACATCGATTCCGAGCTGGCCCAGGAACTTACACTCGGGCTGTTGCAATCATCGGCAGTGGTCAGCGCACGCCTGACCGATAACAACAATATGGTATTGGCCAGTGTCGAGCGCAATCTCAGCAATGGCCGCTACCGGTTGATCAGCGACTTCCTGTTTGGCGAAACCCGCCAGTTCGAGCGCAACCTGAGCCTCGATAACATGCCGAATGAACCTATCGGCACCCTGAGCCTGACCGTGGACACCTTTGCGTTCGGCAGCCCGTTCCTGCACCGTACTGAAATCACCCTGCTCAACAGCTTCGCCCGCAGCCTGCTCCTGGCCGCCATTCTCTGCGCCTTTTCTTACCTGGCCCTGACCAAGCCGCTGGTCGCCCTGATTCGCGATCTGACCCACCATGACCCTCGCCGCCGTGAGCAGCAGAAGCTGGTCTGCCCGCCCGGCCATGAACGCGATGAAATCGGCATCCTGGTCGAAACCGTCAACCGCCAGATCGAGACCGTCGCCAGTGAGTTCGCCCAGCGCCGCGAAGCAGAAAATCGCCTTACCACGCATTTGGACGAACTGGAAAACATCGTTGCGGCGCGCACCACAGAATTGAAGTCGAGCAACCTGCGCCTGAGCCAGTCCAACGAAGAACTGCAACAGGCACGCAGTACCGCGCTGGACATGGCCCAGGCCCGCTCGGCGTTCCTGGCGCATATGAGCCATGAAATCCGTACCCCGCTAAATGGCCTGCTGGGCATGCTGGCGCTATCGCTCGACGGCCCGCTGAGCGCCGAACAGCGCCAACAACTGATGGTTGCCCACGACTCGGGCAAAGTATTGGTCGAACTGCTCAACGATATTCTGGACATGTCCAAATTCAATTCGGGTCATCTGGAGTTCGAGCGCATTCCGTTCGACCTGTGCAACCTGATCGAGGACACCGCCACCCTGCTCTCGCAGAACAGCGCGCCCAGCGTTGAACTGACCTGCCTGATCGCGCCGGACTTTCCCTCACTGATCATCGGCGACCCGACCCGGGTCCGGCAAATTGTCAGTAACCTGCTGTCCAACGCCCTGAAGTTCACCCGCTTTGGCCGGGTTGACGTGCGCCTGACTCATTACCAGCAGCCGCAGAGCCTTGATTACCGGGTGCGTATCGAGGTACGCGACACCGGTATCGGTATCGCCCGGGAAGCCCAGGCGCGAATCATTCAGCCCTTTACCCAGGCCGAAGCCGCCATTACCCGCCAGTTTGGCGGCACCGGGCTGGGCCTGGCGCTGACTCACAATCTGTGTGAAGCCATGGGCGGCGAACTGAGCATCGAATCGCAACCCGGGTTTGGCAGTCGTTTCTGCGCAGACCTGCCGCTGCCGGTGCACCTGTCTGCGATCATGCAGAACCGGCTCAGCGGTCATGTCACCGTCATCAGCATGGCCGGCAGCGGCCTGGTGGAATTACTCGGCAGCCTGCTGCCCGCCTGGGGCGTCACCCTGGAGCGCCGCAGCATCGACGAGGCCAGCACCTTGCTGGAGGCACCTCAGCAACCGGACCTGCTGGTCACCGACTGCCCGGAATGCCTGTTCGATATCCGCCGCATTACATCGATCCCGATTCTGCTGGTGACGGCCTACGGCAACTTCATGCCTGGCGAGCAGGTCACCGCGTTGGCGCCGCTGCAGCAACAGGCCCGCCCGCTGGCTCGCAACGCCTTGTACCAGACCTTGCGCCGCACCCTGCGCCAAGAGTCCAGTGACAGCGCCGAGCACACCGAAAAAAAACCCAGCCTGCCGCACAAGGCACGCATCCTGTTGGTCGAGGACAACCCGGTCAACCAGATGGTGGCCAAGGGCATGCTCAATAAGCTGGGCTGCGAAGTGATCATCAGCAGCCACGGTGGCGAGGCGCTGGAACAGCTGGAGTCCGGCAGCTTTGATCTGGTGTTGATGGACTGCAATATGCCAGTCATGGACGGCTACGAAGCCAGCCAGCAGATTCGCCGCAGCGGACGCTGGCCGGACCTGCCCATCGTCGCGCTGACCGCCAACGCGATGCCCGAAGAGCGTGAACGCTGCCGGGCAGCCGGAATGAACGATTACCTGGCCAAACCGTTTCGCCGCGCCGACCTGCTCAGTGTGCTGGATCAATGGCTGCCCGCCACTCAGGGCCTGCCGCCCATCGCCCTGTGA
- a CDS encoding glutathione peroxidase has product MSQDLLNIACTTLSGERKTLGDYAGKALLVVNTASQCGFTPQYKGLEQLWQSYRERGLVVLGFPCNQFGKQEPGSDQEIAGFCELNYGVSFPLFSKIDVNGHNAHPLFVQLKQRAPGLLGSKQIKWNFTKFLISGNGQQVKRFSPLTKPEALHDEIEALLR; this is encoded by the coding sequence ATGAGCCAGGACCTGCTGAACATTGCCTGCACCACACTCAGTGGCGAGCGCAAGACCTTGGGCGACTATGCCGGCAAAGCCTTGCTGGTGGTCAATACCGCCAGTCAGTGTGGCTTCACGCCGCAGTACAAGGGACTGGAGCAACTCTGGCAGAGCTACCGCGAGCGCGGCCTGGTGGTGCTTGGTTTTCCGTGTAATCAGTTCGGCAAGCAGGAGCCGGGCAGCGATCAGGAGATCGCCGGCTTCTGCGAGTTGAACTATGGGGTCAGTTTCCCGCTGTTCAGCAAAATCGACGTCAATGGCCACAATGCCCATCCATTGTTCGTCCAGCTCAAGCAGCGCGCACCTGGCTTGCTGGGCAGCAAGCAGATCAAATGGAATTTCACCAAGTTCCTGATCAGTGGCAATGGCCAGCAGGTCAAGCGTTTCTCGCCGCTGACCAAGCCCGAGGCACTGCACGACGAGATCGAAGCGCTGCTGCGCTGA
- a CDS encoding DODA-type extradiol aromatic ring-opening family dioxygenase, with product MFPSLFISHGSPMLALEPGASGPALARIAANLPRPRAIVIVSAHWESPQLEVNVNPQPDTWHDFGGFPAELFAVQYPASGAPEVSAQVAALLSADGLPVKLNQSRPFDHGVWVPLSLMYPQADIAVVPVSLPSQHGPQLQTRIGKALAPLRDQGILLIGSGSITHNLRELDWQAGPERATDWALAFRDWMIDRLGSDDEAALHDYRRLAPHAVRNHPSDEHLLPLYFARGAGGAFSIAHQGFTLGALGMDIYRFG from the coding sequence ATGTTTCCCAGCCTGTTCATTTCTCACGGTTCTCCCATGCTTGCCCTGGAACCGGGTGCCAGCGGCCCGGCCCTGGCGCGCATCGCTGCGAACCTGCCGCGCCCACGGGCGATCGTGATTGTCTCGGCGCATTGGGAAAGCCCGCAACTGGAGGTCAACGTCAATCCACAGCCTGACACCTGGCACGACTTCGGTGGCTTTCCCGCCGAACTGTTCGCGGTGCAATATCCAGCCTCTGGCGCTCCTGAGGTTTCGGCCCAGGTTGCGGCGCTACTGAGCGCCGACGGCCTGCCGGTCAAGCTGAACCAAAGCCGCCCGTTTGACCATGGGGTGTGGGTGCCGCTGAGCCTGATGTATCCGCAGGCAGACATTGCGGTGGTCCCGGTGTCGCTGCCCAGCCAGCACGGCCCGCAGTTGCAGACCCGAATTGGCAAGGCGCTGGCACCGCTGCGTGACCAGGGCATTCTGCTCATCGGCTCCGGCAGCATTACCCACAACCTGCGCGAACTGGACTGGCAGGCCGGTCCCGAGCGGGCCACTGATTGGGCATTGGCGTTTCGTGACTGGATGATCGACAGGCTGGGCAGCGACGACGAAGCGGCGTTGCATGATTACCGTCGCCTGGCACCCCATGCGGTGCGTAATCATCCGAGTGATGAGCATCTGTTGCCGCTGTATTTCGCCCGTGGCGCGGGAGGTGCGTTCAGCATCGCCCATCAGGGGTTTACCCTGGGGGCGCTGGGGATGGATATCTATAGGTTTGGATGA
- a CDS encoding thiopurine S-methyltransferase → MEPDFWHERWANSQIGFHQAAPSPYLARYWPGLPLAPGARVLVPLCGKSLDMAWLVEQGHYVVGVELSAKAVQDYFSERQVKQQITRRGAFEVYSGAGCELWCGDIFNLDPELLGPVQGLYDRAAMIALPVPMRKRYVELLDRLLPASCAGLLVTLDYEQEQLPGPPFAVSPEEVGSLSQWRWQATLLEQVDELPNSIKARKAGATRLQEQVYQLER, encoded by the coding sequence ATGGAGCCGGACTTCTGGCACGAGCGCTGGGCCAACAGCCAGATTGGCTTCCATCAGGCTGCCCCCAGCCCCTACCTGGCGCGCTATTGGCCCGGCTTGCCGCTGGCGCCCGGCGCACGGGTGCTGGTGCCGCTGTGTGGCAAGAGCCTGGACATGGCCTGGCTGGTCGAGCAGGGCCATTACGTGGTGGGCGTCGAACTGTCGGCCAAAGCGGTGCAGGACTACTTCAGCGAGCGTCAGGTGAAACAGCAGATTACCCGGCGCGGTGCGTTTGAGGTGTACAGCGGGGCAGGTTGTGAGTTGTGGTGCGGGGATATCTTCAATCTCGACCCTGAGCTACTCGGGCCGGTGCAGGGGCTGTATGACCGCGCCGCGATGATTGCCTTGCCGGTACCGATGCGCAAGCGCTATGTCGAGCTGCTGGATCGCTTGCTGCCAGCGTCCTGCGCTGGGCTGCTGGTCACGCTCGACTACGAGCAGGAGCAACTGCCGGGCCCGCCTTTTGCGGTGTCGCCCGAGGAGGTCGGGTCGTTGTCGCAATGGCGCTGGCAAGCCACCCTGCTTGAGCAAGTCGATGAGCTGCCCAACAGCATCAAGGCGCGCAAGGCCGGTGCAACGCGGCTTCAGGAGCAGGTCTATCAGCTGGAGCGCTGA
- the msrB gene encoding peptide-methionine (R)-S-oxide reductase MsrB, whose amino-acid sequence MDKLQKTLKEWEEMLDPLQYQVCRLKATERPFTGKYNSTKTAGIYHCVCCGLALFDSATKFDSGCGWPSFYQTLDDSAVLEVRDVSHGMIRTEVVCAQCDAHLGHVFPDGPPPTGLRYCINSVCLDLVPSA is encoded by the coding sequence GTGGACAAGTTGCAAAAGACCCTCAAAGAGTGGGAAGAGATGCTCGATCCGCTGCAGTATCAGGTGTGCCGGCTCAAGGCTACCGAGCGGCCGTTTACCGGCAAATACAACAGCACTAAAACGGCGGGCATCTATCATTGTGTGTGCTGCGGGCTGGCGCTGTTCGATTCGGCGACCAAGTTCGACTCCGGCTGCGGCTGGCCCAGCTTTTATCAGACCCTGGACGACAGTGCGGTACTTGAAGTGCGCGATGTCAGCCACGGCATGATTCGTACCGAGGTGGTCTGCGCTCAATGTGATGCGCATCTGGGCCACGTGTTTCCGGATGGCCCGCCGCCCACCGGGCTGCGCTATTGCATCAACTCGGTGTGCCTTGACCTGGTGCCGAGCGCCTGA